The nucleotide sequence TGACAAAAGGTTGAGGGGGATCCGAGGCAGAAGCACTAACCAGGACATATTCGACCAGCGTTGGCATGTAGAAGGCAGTGTAGGCTAGCTGCAGACAAAATACTCGACTACCTCATTACACCACTCAGCTCAAACTTCGTCCACGTCCCAACGGGAAACCCGTTCCCCTTTACAGTGCAGTCGTGACCGGACCAGAGCCCGTTAGAAAAGTGCACCACAGAGAGTACGGTTCAAATTGGGACGTACCCACATTGACATTCTCACGCCCAGCCAGTCGGTTTTTAATGCTTATTCATAATACATAATGTGCATACATGTTTTTTCATACACTATCGTAAACAAGattaaaaacatacaacataTACTTGCATACATAATCACATTTTTTTCTCCACCTCAACATTTAGACTTAAACATAAAAGCCCTCTCCCAAAAGTTAACCGGGGCAACTGAGGAGCAATTTGTGAAATGAAAGTTTTCCCAGGACCCTAAGTAGGTTGGTTTTTCATGAAGACTTCCCACGCACAAACCAAGGCCAACGTATCAAAATGGAAGTagtgataaatacattttgatgtgctATTTCTATCGCATAACTGCTGGTCGAATGTATAACACTTAGAAATCCAGACGTAGACACTTCTCTCTCAAAACAATGCCGCTGAACCATTGTCTTACGTCAGACGGCGCGACAAACCGTCTGAGCTGTCAGTCGAGGGACGAGTTCAAAGAAAACACCGTCTCAACCCAGAGTAAAAAAAGCCGGTAACAGAAGCACTTCTTCGACACAAATGTTTCGCAATCTACACTACTAATTTAAACATATTAGCATTTTATATGTACAAACAGTACGTATATGATTCCGAGGTTATGTGCATTGTTCCTGTGCATGTTGTTGAAAGAGATATAGCATGTGTTTCTTTTTAAGAAGTAGCTCCTAATCCGGGACCGGATCTTCCAGTTCCAAGGCTCCGTATTCGTGAGTGAGCATTGTCTCATGGGACGTTTGGGTTTGACAAACTGGGATTAGAGACACGGTTAAATGCCCCCAAAATATTACTTTCGCaatgacacaaagcaaaaaaaaaaaaaaagtgatgtcAAGTCAAACCTTGACTTAATTTCGTTACAAGTAACTTGATTTTATTGAACCACGACTATAGTGTATTATTACTTTGCTAGCTGCAACGTTTAGTGCAAATTAATACAACCTTCCAGGCTAATGTCTAAAAGACTAGTGGGGAGAGTACAGAAACCAGATGCAAGGTTGTAATGGAGAAATGAAAATACTGTTTGATACACTAAGCTAACTAGGAAAGTAGCTGTTCTGCCTGCAACatgagaaatgaaaaataaaatgtctgaatCCTAAATTCCTGTACAATAATGCAAGGAACAAGCACTAATGGATACGGCGCCTCAACTACAAGATCAAGAACCGGATTAGGGGTCACTTCCTTTTTATGTCATAAGACATAAAATTATTCCAGAATGTAGTAAATAATTCGGTATTCCCATTGTCACAAGTACGGGGTGGATTATGTACATACTATAGTTCCATTCATTATAGTACGAAGATGCAATAGTTTGTCTACCACAGATTTCCAAAAGGAACACAAGATATAAACTGTTtcaattttacagtttttttttcctcaagatgttgtcttctttttttttttaaacaaacctaAGCTACTACAGTACAactgtgatgttaaagaatatAAACATATGTCACATAATCATGCAGAAATATTATAAGTCTATGAGGGGTGGGGTTGGAGGTGGAGGGTTGTGAGGGAGATCCACCATGTAGTGACTAAAACTAACCAAATCAGAGGgaggaaaacaaaatgactgGGCCAGTCAGTGAGAAGTCAAttgatcacccccccccccccaccccccccccccgccccatttcgcttcattattttttaaagcaagTATTTGATGTTATgaacagaaaatgcattccccATGCCTTTTCACACCGTAACATCCTGTATCAAACCATTGTCTCACATCAGATGGTGTCAATATGTACACAGGAGCATCTCCGGGGGTCATGCGTATTGTATTACAAATAAGTCTTTGTACATTCTGCCATTCAAATGGAAACATAATTccttgttgttttattttactgcacCCTGACTCACACTGAAATAGAATATCTCAATTGttaatttaaaaacatcaaCAGGGATTTAACAGTTTGCAATTGTGAGCAACAGAACAAAGTTCTGTGGTCGTCTCCTACACAAATCCTGTGGAAGGACATCACTCATCAATGTAGCACTATGATTTGCTGCTAAATATATTAGAATGAATAGCTAGCTCTACTGCCATTATCTGATACTAATAACTTGCTTAGCCTGTTAAAAAGAGTTAGCCGGAAGTTGTAAACCCccagacacaaaaaaaatagGATGAATGTCAAGAAAATCAGTAGTAAGTCTGCATGTTTCTGCAAGCTATAATTGGACAAATCTTTGCTAGTTAAACACAAAATCTTCAGCAAGATGTTTTGCTGGGACGTCCTCACCAAAAAGAAGAAACATCAACATTGATTCAACAGATCGTTTAAGCTTCAATTATTTCAGCTGAGGTAGAAACGGGTTCTGTGGACCCACTACTTTTGATCTACCCCGATGGCATTTGAATCGACCCGCTCTGGCATGAGACAATGGCACCCGACATGAAGGTCACAGTCGATCCTGGTCATCAGCAGTTGgtgttaactttttttttttttccgcGGCTGAAGTCACAGGGGAAGGGCGGAACATGGGCATGATTACCCTgtacatgaaaaatataaaaaataaaaaggtggtGCCAGTAATGACTTCATAGTTAGGTGTAAACAGAGGTATACCAACTGTTTATGCAAAAGCAAGTGGGAGGTTTCTGGGTGCGTTTTGCCAAATGTAAATAACGTGTGTTTGTGACTATATACAAATAAGGTATAAGGTGGCAGccggggtggagggagggggagggggtagcTTGCTGTGTGTCTGGCGGGCATCGTTCcacctcatggtgtgtgtgtgtgtgtgttcacacgcTGCAGGAGCATAGCGGCCGCATGGCCGTCTCACTGTATGCAGGGCGCGGCCGGGTACCCGCCCCCCTCTGCGGTGTGCTGGACCGTGTGCTCCTGGAGGGCCCCCAGGTTCACAAAGCGCTCCCcgcaccacacacacttgaactGGGCTTCCCGCGAGTGCACCACCTGGTGCTTGACCAGGTGCTCCCGCTGTTTGAAGCTCTTGTCGCAGCTGGAGCACTTGTAGGGCTTCTCGCCGGTGTGAACGCGCCGGTGGCGCTGCAGCTCCGAAGAGTACTTAAAGCGCTTCTCGCAGTCGGGGCACTTCAGCGGCTTCTCGCGGGACGGGTCGCATCGGTGGGTCACGAACTCGGACGACGACAGGAAGCGCCGGTTGCACAGGGAGCACTTCAGCGGCTTCTCCTGGCAGCTGGAGTTCTGGTGGCGCTGCAGCGTGGATTTCTTCTTGTAGCCTTTGCCGCACACGTCACATTTGTAGGGTTTCTCCGGCGCCGGCGTGACCGCGGAGCCGGACGCCGATCCCGAGCCAGTGCATTTGTGCCGGAGCAGCTCGCCGGACTGGCTGAAGCCCTTCTGGCAGGAGGCGCACTTGAACAGGCTCTCCATGCCGTGGACGTGCTGGTGGTAGAGCAGGTGGGAGGGCTGCAGGAAGCCCTTGTCACACAGGTTGCACTTGAACGGCCGGTCGGCAGGGTTCTTGTGCGTGCGCCGGTGACGGACCAGGGCGTACTGCTGCTTGAAGCTCATCTGGCACTCCTCGCACTGGAACGGGCGCTCTTCGGAGTGCGTGCGTTCGTGCTGCCGCAGGTCGGACGGCCGCTTGAAGCCCTTGCCGCAGGAGCCGCAGCGGAACGGCCGGTCGGCGGTCCCCGTGGGCTGGCACTGGTGGTGGAGGAGCTCCGACGACTCCTTGAAGTGCATCTCGCACAGGTTGCACTTGAACAGGTGCTCCCCAGAGTGGGCGTACATGTGCCGCACGAGGTGCGAGCGGTGCTTGAAGCACTTCTCGCAGACGGCACACTTGtacggccgctcggagctgtgcgTGCGCTGGTGGTGGGCCAGGTGGGAGGACTGGCTGAAGCTCTTGTCGCAGGTGTCACACTTGTAGGGCTTCTCGCCCGTGTGCACCCGCTCGTGGCGCGTCAGCTCAGACAGGTGCCGGAAGCTCTTGTGGCACACAGAGCACTTGTAGGGCCTGTCCGGCCCCGACGCCTCGAACGCCGTGGGTGCGGAGGCGCCACAAGCCGCGCCGCCACTGGAGGCCTCGCCCGTGGACGGGTTGGCGGCGGAGGAGGTCGGCGTGTTGCCGCCCGACCCCGGGCGGTAGGTCTTCTCGCAGATGGAGCACTTCATGGGGTTGTTGCCGTTGTTGTGGGAGTTGTGGTGCTGCGCCAGAGAGGTGAGCAGGGAGAAGCCCATCTTGCACACGCCGCAAACGAACGGCTTCTGCTCCACCTGCACGCACTGGTGCTCCAGCAGGTCCGTGGCCTGGCTGAAGATCTTCATGCACTGGGTACACTGGAACGACCGGTCGCTGCCGCCCATGCACTGGTGCTCGTGTGGGTTAGCCAGGTGGGATATGTCATGGCCGCACGCCCCGCACTTGTGCCCTCCTTCGCCCCCCGCCTGCAACGAGGGCTGCTGGGCGGCCACAGGGTGCTGCTGGGCCCCCTGGCCGTGCTGCGgcggctgctgctgctgctgctgctggaggGAGGCGCCGTCCTGCTGCAGGACGATGCCGTAGACGGCGCAACCCAGTGCGCTGTCGGAGCCCGGCGGGAGGTTGTGCACCACAGTGGGCGGGGGCGCTACCGGATGCTGCTGCTGCCACGCCTCCGTCATTCCTGCACTGCCGTGGACGTATGGATTCAGTTTCAACTCTGTCCGGGGGAGGCCAAGGAGGGTCAAAAATAACGGGCAAAAAGGGGGTCCTGGCAATGGGGGCAGGTTTtggttggggagggggggttgtgTTCAATTGATGCGTTTCTATAGACTCTCAGTGGCTACTGTAGTCGGTCTGCTGTGACTAGGTATAAGCCACTGATCGTACACTAGTAAAGAACCCTAGAGGGGAAAAAAGGGGAGGAAACATTATCAACATGTATTTCACACTTATAGAACATAGTGATGGATTCAGGCATGGCCAATGCTTGACCTATATGTCACAACATGTCAGGCATCCAGGGATTCATTAGGGTTGTATCAATTTCTGGACATAAATAGCTTTTAGGCTTAATGGCAATGGCAAGAGAGAGGGTGCTGTAGATGATTGTGTTACTGTTTTGGTTTCGCTTCCTATTGCTACGTTAACAACAGCATCTTTATTCGAATAGCAAAACAAACTCAACGCTAAACACAGCTGTATAGTTAAATGTTGACTAGCTCCAGTCACCAAAatgactactactactacatctCAAATGAAAGGCACATTGAGTctatgcaaatgaattattatgCTAAATAATGGCACGTTAAAGTTGGGCCCACGACAACAAATGCAAGCTAGTTAATGTGGTCTGCAGCCAGAACCTATTTATTAGATGCATTGCATTAGCTAGCCAAATATGCTACATGGGTTCggtagctagcttgctagcaTGGTTAGTCGGTTTCCAAAAGCATATTAGTCTTAAAATAATTCCCCGAATTCATAACTGCAAATGTTTGGTAATGTCTAGGGCTAAAAAACGTCGCAAGCAACGACCAACACAACTGTCGTAAACTTAGATTATTGCCTACCTGAGATAGGACTAGCTATATGGCTACCGTAGcgaattcatgaaaaaaaaatggaatCGTCCAGGCCCCATCGATGGTCTCCGATTCTGCGGACTCGACTAGCCCCGGGGCCCCGAAATAGGCCTCCCTGCGCGAGCAATGCACCCTCTTTTCACTAAGCGGCGTAACGCTATTCAGGCAGTCTTAAAAGCAACATTAAAATAGTCGACACCACTGACAACTTACATTTGGGTACGCCTCTAAACCGTCACGCCAGACTCTTCTTCTGGAGCCAGGAGAAGAGCCGACCTTCGACAAATATTTGGCTACGGCTAGCGAAGGACTGTGGCGAGTTCAGGGCAAAACGCCATCTCCTACTAATGTGTACACCGGAAATCTCCACAGTCAGTCACCCTGCATATCTGCATCACTCCCCTGGGTGTTAGTTCAAATGTTATAGATTTTCCAATTCTGAACGCAATGGTGTTCTTATGTTCTTTCCCATGCGTTTTCCTTCTATTTTCCATAACTTCTGATGGAATGTTATAATTGTAATGCAAAGGCTAAATTCAAATTTGAAATTATGCATGAACATGTCAACACTAGGCTAAGTAATCTCTTGTCAGAACCTGTACAAAACGACACATAATTCTTCCTTCTGGATGGGTGGGGGTCGGATCCGCCGGGGCTGCGTTAAGTAGCGTACGTTTTTCCGTTttagaacatttaaatgttttccgtTTTAGAAcggtgaaataaatatttttgttagaaAATAACGTATAAGCTATATAGTCAACATCATATTCGAGTTGATTGGATATTCGTATTAAAACAGTTGTATTAtgcatatgtatatattataatttatatataatatgcatAATGCAACTGGTTTAGTACGAATATTAAATTAACTGGAATATGATGCTGATAATTAACATTATGTTGTTTCTTGTAGTAGCCATAACATATCTTAtttatctcaaaatattttgtacatatttagaaaaaaagaCTAATGGACAGGTAAGTTAATTATTCATTTCTAATATATTTAAACAAGCAATTTTGAAATCCACCTCACCGGAATTGAGAAACGTACTGTTTAAAaatcaaatataatttaaaaacccTTCGGGgacccactgtaaaatgtagaaatgtaatgTTGAAGGAAACAACGAGATTACAAAATATTTGGAAAGATTAGTTAAACCGTGAAGAGTTAATAATTGATTGATTACGTTAACTGACTTCGTACCAGCTAAAATAGATAGCCAGAAGTACCTGCTTTTTTTCTCCCAGTTCCAGGTAGGAGCTGGAAGGTGTAACGTACGGTATCTGGGACAAGGgacaaggaaaataaatgttgtgtgaTGCGTTATTATGATACAGTACTGTAATATTCAAGACCTCAACAACGTTTAGAACTTGCGCTACATTTTGGACAGACATGTAGGGCAAGTTGGTTCCTATGTTGGAACGTctatgcttttctgcaaatttGTATAATTTGCAATCTAGGTGAATTAAATTCAAAGCAAACTAGGTTTTGGGCTTGCCAACGCTACCCATCAGCTTtgaatatatgtatttaatcTAGTTATACACTGTGTGAAGCATAAGTAAAGAGTTGTTTACAATGAGCTCCCAGACAATACTTGCGATAAGTAGCTAGCAgtcgctaacgttagctaggcgGTTAGTGTTCATTTATGACATTCTCTGCTCGTTAAAAAGCTAGCTAGCCTAGCTAACTTGTTGGCTTGAACAGAGTTCAATGTTTGTAGTGGTTTGTGCTCCGCTGTCTGCCGGAAGTTATAGCTAGCCAAAGTTAACAATATAGCTAGCTGATTAGCATTCATCAGGCAAATGTAAGTGACTTCAGTCAGCCACCTGGAGTAGGCATTTGAATTTTCCCCTCAGACTATTACATGTTTCTAAAGAGACTGTGAGGGGTAAGTCATTAATGTACACTATGTAATGTGATTGTCATTACCCCCATGATAAATAAAAGCTGTCCTTATGTGCTTGCTGTACTGTCACTTTCAGAAGAACAACGTGCGCAGTTATTGTACTTAAACATGCTGTAACAGACAAATTGGAGGAAACGGGGAGAGTTGCAACATGTTCTTCCATTCTCTTCATAATGTCTCATGTTCCACTTTTCGGTTTTTTTTCTCCGTAACGAAAGGTATGTCATTCAGCTGATGAACTAGATTCATTTTTGCGCGGGTGGAAACCTAACCCTCCCACCAGAGTTCGTGTATTTGACAAACCCTTTTATTTTGACTTGTAGTCCTTCATTTCTGCTCCTCTTacttgctgtctgtctgccttttagTTTTACTTAGTCATGCAGTTATGGTTCAATTCCCTAGTGCTATCAGAGGCATAACctctgtaaatgtaattatctgctgatgacggataatgcaagttcttgtgctacTGTTTAGACGTCGATGTggggtattatctcacaaaaggactcaCGAGTTTATGCAAGCGCTGGAGCTCGAGGACTGAGATAACGGGGTGGTACGGTAAACAGTTATGGGAACAgtaattcattgaggattaatataaaatgcatgtacagacatggcataaatgtccccctggagagagccaagaattgtaacaatctgacttttaattctattgcattaatttatttttttcattgtcaagcacattgaattgcttctatgtatgtattgtgctatataaaGAACCTTGCTTGCCAGTCTTCAACACATTATTCCTGTCCCCATCTCCTTTCCCCCTCAGGatattaataataacatttgtttCAACACTGCGATAGCAGTTGATTAAAAATATCAGTGTTGATGGAAATACAGGTGGGTGCTCTGCACCTCGTGTTGTTTTGTGTAATAAACTTTACACCTGTATTGTATTCGTGGTAAACCttatagtgtttgtgtgtgctaaATTAAGGTGTGATCCCACATGGGTATAGTTGCAATGACAATACGGAAAATTCCATGAATAACCATAGCAACtacaatgaacaaaaatgaTATATGAGAAGTGTTGGTCCCGCGTTTCATAGGCTGACATGAAATATCCCAGAAACTTTCCACACAGGTATCTGTATTCCCAGTCAAGGGTGAAAAACTCCCTGATCAGGGACTCGTTATTTGGCACTGGCTGATATCCTTCTATGAACtgcaattcatatttttgttcagtttatttTATGAGTGTTTGGTTAGTTTTGTGGGTTATGACGTTTTTGTAGCAGTCATAACCGTTAATTCACAACACGTCTACATAAAGTACGAGTCAAGTTTAGCTAGAAGATATATGCATTTATGATTTTGGGGTTAACTCTACTAGTTCAAATGTTGCATAAACCTTTGAGTTCTGTGTTTTGGGGGGTGGATTACTTTTAAGGCGACACATCAGTcaagctgaaataaaaaaatgcctCGCAATCGAAGTTCGGTTCAGTTTCGGTTCAACCGAACTTCGATTGCGaggcatttttttatttcagcttgACTGATGTGTCGCCTTAAAAGTAAAAAGTAAGTGTGAAGCAGGTTGTTTCGAGTAAAAGATGCACTGCTGTGTCAGTTCAAATATGCTAGATATCTCAATTCTAAAACAACGTGAAAGCGGGACATTGATAAAGGTATCGTTAGTCGAGGCTTTTTTCATTCATACAATTACTTGTATTTCTGTACATcattagatatatatatatacacacaccaggggtgtcaaaccggttccacggagggccatgtgtctgcaggtctttgggttttcctttaaattggttcccaggtcagacctgaacaaccaggtgggggtagaaattaaccaattagtgaactaattaatcaatcaggtacaaggtgagagcgaaaacctgcagacactcggccctccgtggagccggtttgacacctgtgatatacacacacacacacacacacactcacctaaaggattattaggaacaccatactaatactgtgtttgatcccctttcgccttcagaactgccttaattctacgtggcattgattcaacaaggtgctgaaagcattctttagaaatgttggcccatattgatgggatagcatcttgcagttgatggaaatttgtgggatgcacatccagggcacgaagctcccgttccaccacatcccaaagatgctctattgggttgagatctggtgactgtgggggccatttcagtacagtgaactcattgtcatgttcaagaaaccaatttgaaatgattcaagctttgtgacatggtgcattatcctgctggaagtagccatcagaggatgggtacgtggtggtcataaagggatggacatggtcagaaacattgcTCAGGTagaccgtggcatttaaacgatgtccaattggcactaaggggcctaaagtgtaacatcccccacaccattgcaccaccaccaccagcctgcacagtggtaacaaggcatgatggatccctgttctcattttgttcacaccaaattctgactctaccatctgaatgtctcaacagaaatcgagactcatcagaccaggcaacattcttccactcTTCAactggagatgagtggtacccggtggggtcttctgccgttttagcccatccgcctcaaggttgtgcgtgttgtggcttcacaaatgctttgctgcatacctcggttgtaacaagtggttatttcagtcaaagttgctcttctatcagcttgaatcagtcggcccattctcctctgacctctagcatcaacaaggcattttcgcccacaggactgccgcatactggatgtttttcccttttcacaccattctttgtaaaccctagaaatggttgtgcgtgaaaatcccagtaactgagcagattgtgaaatactcagaccggcccgtctggcaccagcaaccatgccacgctcaaaattgcttaaatcacctttctttcccattctgacattcagtttggagttcaggagattgtcttgaccaggaccacacccctaaatgcattcaagcaactgccatgtgattggttgatttgataattgcattaatgagaaatttaacaggtgttcctaataatcctttaggtgtgtatatataaacatgtagaaattatatatatataaataaatgtactaaTTTCTACATTTAAAGGGAAACAgctaaatgttttgatttgctcGAATCAATACTGATTTAAAGGCATTGCTTGAAATATTTTTACTATGTTGCTTCAGTCATCCTTAATGGTGGTCCTCAACACTAAAGTCAACAAATCAAAACACATGCAGTTATGGTTAATTTATTTGATAACATTTGTGGGTTTCTTTTAGGTTATCATAATCCTTACCAACAACCAGATTACTAGATGCATTGTGCAAAATAACAATGGCAAATACAGACAGTAGAATTTCAAGAACTGATCATTGaatattcagaaaataaatcaagATGTTCCACACATCTTTAACCAGATTAATTGATTTGATACATTGAAGGTATATCTGCAAAAGCATGGTCCAGCATGAAACTGTGGCAAGGATCCATTCAAATCCACTGTAGCAATTTCTACGCCTTGTCTTTGTCAACGATATCCATACTCTGTGTACACAATTTCAATTAAAGTTAAAGCATCTCCATGAGTGTAAAGGGTTTCAGCTCTTTagtacccaagaccagtctgttaaATCTGACCACTGGAAGACCTACTGCGGAAATATTGCACTGTGGGTTTGATTGAATTTAGCCTCTTCAGTCAGCATCAAAA is from Esox lucius isolate fEsoLuc1 chromosome 2, fEsoLuc1.pri, whole genome shotgun sequence and encodes:
- the LOC105008395 gene encoding zinc finger protein 319, whose amino-acid sequence is MTEAWQQQHPVAPPPTVVHNLPPGSDSALGCAVYGIVLQQDGASLQQQQQQQPPQHGQGAQQHPVAAQQPSLQAGGEGGHKCGACGHDISHLANPHEHQCMGGSDRSFQCTQCMKIFSQATDLLEHQCVQVEQKPFVCGVCKMGFSLLTSLAQHHNSHNNGNNPMKCSICEKTYRPGSGGNTPTSSAANPSTGEASSGGAACGASAPTAFEASGPDRPYKCSVCHKSFRHLSELTRHERVHTGEKPYKCDTCDKSFSQSSHLAHHQRTHSSERPYKCAVCEKCFKHRSHLVRHMYAHSGEHLFKCNLCEMHFKESSELLHHQCQPTGTADRPFRCGSCGKGFKRPSDLRQHERTHSEERPFQCEECQMSFKQQYALVRHRRTHKNPADRPFKCNLCDKGFLQPSHLLYHQHVHGMESLFKCASCQKGFSQSGELLRHKCTGSGSASGSAVTPAPEKPYKCDVCGKGYKKKSTLQRHQNSSCQEKPLKCSLCNRRFLSSSEFVTHRCDPSREKPLKCPDCEKRFKYSSELQRHRRVHTGEKPYKCSSCDKSFKQREHLVKHQVVHSREAQFKCVWCGERFVNLGALQEHTVQHTAEGGGYPAAPCIQ